From a region of the Motacilla alba alba isolate MOTALB_02 chromosome 25, Motacilla_alba_V1.0_pri, whole genome shotgun sequence genome:
- the HJV gene encoding hemojuvelin, with protein sequence MGMGRAAHSRSPRQLENSGLFLRAFLLLFLCRHVSSQCKILRCNSEYVAATLHLRGPERGAAFCTALRSYSLCTRRTARTCRGDLAFHSAVHGIEDLMIQHNCSKEGPTAPPRPRPAAPDAHGFESLDVCDYERSFLYKHGRPPGFQHCAAFGDPHIRTFHDDFHTCRVEGSWPLLDNDYLFVQATSSPVAKGSNATVTSKLTIIFKNMKECIDQKVYQAELDNVPAAFQDGSVNGGARPGGSSLAIWERSPGRHVEIRAAYIGTTIAVRQAGRQLSFSIRAAEEVAGAFTEEQDLQLCVGGCPRSQRMSRSPRGRGRVPAETARALCREMLPVEDVYFQSCVFDVVTSGDANFTMAARGALEDARLFLPDAEKLHIFQAGGGCQLSSPSFLLLLFLLPCGLWAVLLHF encoded by the exons atgggaatggggagagcTGCCCACAGTAGGAGCCCGAGGCAGCTGGAAAACTCCGGCCTTTTCCTCCGagctttcctgctcctcttcctctgcaggcATG TCTCTTCCCAGTGCAAGATCCTCCGCTGCAACTCGGAGTACGTGGCGGCCACGCTGCACCTGCGCGGCCCCGAGCGCGGCGCCGCCTTCTGCACCGCGCTGCGCTCCTACTCGCTGTGCACGCGGCGCACCGCCCGCACCTGCCGCGGCGACCTGGCCTTCCACTCCGCCGTGCACGGCATCGAGGACCTCATGATCCAGCACAACTGCTCCAAGGAAGGGCccacggccccgccgcggccccggcccgcggcgCCCGACGCGCACGGCTTCGAGTCGCTCGACGTCTGCGATTACGAGAGGAGTTTCCTCTACAAGCACGGCCGGCCCCCCGGTTTCCAGCACTGCGCTGCTTTCGGGGACCCCCACATCCGAACTTTTCACGATGACTTCCACACGTGCCGGGTGGAGGGCTCCTGGCCGCTCCTGGACAATGACTACCTGTTTGTGCAAGCCACCAGCTCGCCGGTGGCCAAGGGGTCCAACGCGACGGTTACCAGCAAG ctgaCCATCATCTTCAAGAACATGAAGGAATGCATTGACCAGAAGGTCTACCAGGCCGAGCTGGACAACGTCCCGGCAGCCTTCCAGGACGGCTCCGTCAACGGCGGCGCGCGTCCCGGCGGGAGCAGCTTGGCCATCTGGgagcgcagccccggccggcACGTGGAGATCCGCGCCGCCTACATCGGCACCACCATCGCCGTGCGCCAGGCCGGCCGCCAGCTCTCCTTCTCCATCCGCGCCGCCGAGGAGGTGGCCGGGGCCTTCACGGAGGAGCAGGACCTGCAGCTGTGCGTGGGCGGCTGCCCCCGCAGCCAGCGCATgtcccgcagcccccgcgggcGCGGCCGCGTCCCCGCGGAGACGGCGCGGGCGCTCTGCCGGGAGATGCTGCCCGTGGAGGACGTCTACTTCCAGTCGTGCGTCTTCGACGTGGTCACCTCGGGGGACGCCAACTTCACCATGGCGGCGCGCGGGGCGCTGGAGGACGCCCGGCTCTTCCTGCCTGATGCTGAGAAGCTCCACATCTTCCAAGCTGGAGGaggctgccagctcagctccccatcgttcctcctcctcctcttcctcctcccctgtgGACTTTGGGCTGTTTTGTTGCACTTTTAa
- the LOC119711688 gene encoding thioredoxin-interacting protein isoform X2 — MVMFKKVKNFAVAFSEPDKVYCSGDKVAGRVLVEVAEVTRVTAVKVLACGVARVTWAKGPAQCRQEMEYLRFEDVLALEEQPTDEDGSVILRPGNKYEYKFGFELPQGPLGTSFKGKYGSVDYWVKASLERPACPAQQVKKRFEVMDPVDVNTPELLSPVAAKKEKKVSCMFIPDGRVSVSAQIDRKGFCEGDEICINADFENTCSRIVVPKAAIVAKHTYLANGQTKVFCQKLSCVRGNHIISGTSESWRGKTIRVKKLKPSILGCNILRVEYFLQIYVSVPGSKKIILELPLVIGSRSGIGSRSSSMASQTSSEMSWVDLNLPDAPEAPPCYLDIVPEDHRLESPTTPLLDDPDGFDSPIFMYAPEFKFMPPPTYTEVDPCVSNNNNGDNDNATVQ, encoded by the exons ATGGTGATGTTCAAGAAAGTGAAGAACTTCGCGGTGGCCTTCAGCGAGCCCGACAAGGTGTACTGCAGCGGGGACAAGGTGGCCGGGCGTGTGCTGGTGGAGGTGGCCGAGGTGACCCGTGTCACCGCCGTCAAGGTGTTGGCATGTGGCGTGGCCAGGGTGACCTGGGCCAAGGGCCCGGCCCAGTGCCGGCAGGAGATGGAGTACCTGCGCTTCGAGGACGTGCTGGcgctggaggagcagcccacGG ATGAGGACGGCTCCGTCATCCTGAGACCTGGCAACAAGTACGAGTACAAGTTCGGCTTCGAGCTGCCCCAGGG GCCGCTGGGCACCTCGTTCAAGGGCAAGTACGGCTCTGTGGATTACTGGGTGAAGGCATCTCTGGAGCGTCCAGCCTGCCCCGCTCAGCAGGTCAAGAAACGCTTCGAGGTGATGGATCCTGTGGATGTgaacaccccagagctgctg TCTCCAGTTGCGGccaaaaaggagaagaaggtgTCCTGCATGTTCATCCCCGACGGCCGCGTGTCCGTCAGCGCCCAGATCGACAGGAAGGGCTTCTGTGAAG GCGACGAGATCTGCATCAACGCCGATTTCGAGAACACCTGCTCGCGCATCGTGGTGCCCAAGGCGGCCATCGTGGCCAAGCACACCTACCTGGCCAACGGGCAGACCAAGGTCTTCTGCCAGAAGCTCTCGTGCGTTCGTGGCAACCACATCATCTCGGGCACCTCGGAGTCCTGGCGTGGCAAAACCATCCGCGTCAAGAAGCTCAAACCTTCCATCCTGGGCTGCAACATCCTGAGAGTGGAGTACTTCCTGCAG ATCTACGTCAGCGTGCCGGGCTCCAAGAAAAtcatcctggagctgcccctggtgATCGGGAGCCGCTCGGGCATCGGCAGCCGCAGCTCCAGCATGGCCAGTCAGACCAGTTCCGAGATGAGCTGGGTGGACCTCAACCTCCCGGACGCTCCCGAGG CTCCCCCGTGCTACCTGGACATCGTTCCCGAGGATCACCGGCTGGAGAGCCCCACCACGCCCCTGCTCGACGATCCCGACGGCTTCGACAGCCCCATCTTCATGTACGCCCCCGAGTTCAAGTTCATGCCTCCCCCCACCTACACGGAG GTGGATCCCTGCGTGTCCAACAACAACAACGGCGACAACGACAACGCCACCGTGCAGTGA
- the LOC119711688 gene encoding thioredoxin-interacting protein isoform X1, with amino-acid sequence MVMFKKVKNFAVAFSEPDKVYCSGDKVAGRVLVEVAEVTRVTAVKVLACGVARVTWAKGPAQCRQEMEYLRFEDVLALEEQPTDEDGSVILRPGNKYEYKFGFELPQGPLGTSFKGKYGSVDYWVKASLERPACPAQQVKKRFEVMDPVDVNTPELLSPVAAKKEKKVSCMFIPDGRVSVSAQIDRKGFCEGDEICINADFENTCSRIVVPKAAIVAKHTYLANGQTKVFCQKLSCVRGNHIISGTSESWRGKTIRVKKLKPSILGCNILRVEYFLQIYVSVPGSKKIILELPLVIGSRSGIGSRSSSMASQTSSEMSWVDLNLPDAPEAPPCYLDIVPEDHRLESPTTPLLDDPDGFDSPIFMYAPEFKFMPPPTYTEVSAAPEREGPGGSGLPCVHRSPSSCSAAQVDPCVSNNNNGDNDNATVQ; translated from the exons ATGGTGATGTTCAAGAAAGTGAAGAACTTCGCGGTGGCCTTCAGCGAGCCCGACAAGGTGTACTGCAGCGGGGACAAGGTGGCCGGGCGTGTGCTGGTGGAGGTGGCCGAGGTGACCCGTGTCACCGCCGTCAAGGTGTTGGCATGTGGCGTGGCCAGGGTGACCTGGGCCAAGGGCCCGGCCCAGTGCCGGCAGGAGATGGAGTACCTGCGCTTCGAGGACGTGCTGGcgctggaggagcagcccacGG ATGAGGACGGCTCCGTCATCCTGAGACCTGGCAACAAGTACGAGTACAAGTTCGGCTTCGAGCTGCCCCAGGG GCCGCTGGGCACCTCGTTCAAGGGCAAGTACGGCTCTGTGGATTACTGGGTGAAGGCATCTCTGGAGCGTCCAGCCTGCCCCGCTCAGCAGGTCAAGAAACGCTTCGAGGTGATGGATCCTGTGGATGTgaacaccccagagctgctg TCTCCAGTTGCGGccaaaaaggagaagaaggtgTCCTGCATGTTCATCCCCGACGGCCGCGTGTCCGTCAGCGCCCAGATCGACAGGAAGGGCTTCTGTGAAG GCGACGAGATCTGCATCAACGCCGATTTCGAGAACACCTGCTCGCGCATCGTGGTGCCCAAGGCGGCCATCGTGGCCAAGCACACCTACCTGGCCAACGGGCAGACCAAGGTCTTCTGCCAGAAGCTCTCGTGCGTTCGTGGCAACCACATCATCTCGGGCACCTCGGAGTCCTGGCGTGGCAAAACCATCCGCGTCAAGAAGCTCAAACCTTCCATCCTGGGCTGCAACATCCTGAGAGTGGAGTACTTCCTGCAG ATCTACGTCAGCGTGCCGGGCTCCAAGAAAAtcatcctggagctgcccctggtgATCGGGAGCCGCTCGGGCATCGGCAGCCGCAGCTCCAGCATGGCCAGTCAGACCAGTTCCGAGATGAGCTGGGTGGACCTCAACCTCCCGGACGCTCCCGAGG CTCCCCCGTGCTACCTGGACATCGTTCCCGAGGATCACCGGCTGGAGAGCCCCACCACGCCCCTGCTCGACGATCCCGACGGCTTCGACAGCCCCATCTTCATGTACGCCCCCGAGTTCAAGTTCATGCCTCCCCCCACCTACACGGAGGTGAGCGCGGCGCCGGAACGGGAGGGGCCCGGTGGATCTGGGCTCCCCTGCGTGCATCGCTCACCCTCCTCCTGCTCCGCGGCTCAGGTGGATCCCTGCGTGTCCAACAACAACAACGGCGACAACGACAACGCCACCGTGCAGTGA
- the OTUD7B gene encoding OTU domain-containing protein 7B, with the protein MDIVLSDFVRSTGAEPGLARDLLEGKNWDLSAALSDFEQLRQVHAGNLPPSFNEGRGARAPERELARPGRPPLQRQDDLVQEKRLSRGISHASSTIVSLARSHVSSNGSSSDHLLEMPICTFQLPDLTVYSEDFRSFIERDLIEQSMLVALEQAGRLNWWVAVDPSCQRLLPLATTGDGNCLLHAASLGMWGFHDRDLMLRKSLYTLMDKGAEREALRRRWRWQQTQQNKESGLVYTEEEWQKEWNELIKLASSEPRVHYGTNGGGCGGVEGSEEPVYESLEEFHVFVLAHVLKRPIVVVADTMLRDSGGEAFAPIPFGGIYLPLEVPANKCHRSPLVLAYDQAHFSALVSMEQKENTKDQAVIPLTDSEHKLLPVHFAVDPGKEWQWGKDDSDNVKLASVTLSLEAKLHLLHSYMNVRWITLPCDMQAPLAQPESPTASAGDDARSAAESGESDKESVCSSSASNGGTRAGKDREKPKKERSK; encoded by the exons ATGGACATCGTCCTGTCCGATTTTGTTCGCTCAAcgggggcagagccagggctggccagAGACCTCCTTGAAG GCAAGAACTGGGACCTGAGCGCGGCGCTGAGCGACTTCGAGCAGCTGCGGCAGGTGCACGCCGGCAACCTCCCGCCTTCCTTCAACGAGGGCCGCGGCGCCCGCGCCCCCGAGAGGGAGCTGGCCCGGCCAGGGAGACCCCCCCTGCAGCGCCAGGATGACCTGGTGCAAG AGAAACGCCTGTCCCGAGGCATCTCCCACGCCAGCTCCACCATCGTGTCCCTGGCGCGTTCCCACGTCTCcagcaatggcagcagcagcgacCACCTGCTGGAGATGCCCATCTGCACCTTCCAGCTGCCCGACCTCACCGTGTACTCCGAGGATTTCCGCAGCTTCATCGAGAGGGATCTCATCGAGCAGTCcatgctggtggcactggagcaggctg gGCGTCTCAACTGGTGGGTGGCCGTGGATCCCAGCTGCCAGCGCCTGCTGCCCCTGGCCACCACGGGCGATGGGAATTGCCTGCTCCACGCTGCCTCCCTGG gcATGTGGGGCTTCCACGACAGGGATCTCATGCTCAGGAAATCCCTCTACACCCTGATGGACAAGGGAGCGGAGCGGGAGGCGCTGAGGCGGAGGTGGCGCTGGCAGCAGACGCAGCAGAACAAGGAG TCTGGCCTGGTTTACACAGAGGAGGAGTGGCAGAAGGAGTGGAACGAGCTGATCAAGCTGGCGTCCAGCGAGCCCCGCGTGCACTACGGCACCAacggcggcggctgcggcgg GGTGGAGGGCTCAGAGGAGCCGGTGTACGAGAGCCTGGAGGAGTTCCACGTCTTCGTCCTGGCCCACGTGCTCAAGAGACCCATCGTGGTGGTGGCAGACACGATGCTGAGGGACTCAGGTGGTGAAG CGTTTGCCCCGATTCCCTTTGGAGGGATCTATCTGCCCCTGGAAGTCCCAGCCAACAAATGCCACCGGTCTCCACTGGTTCTGGCTTACGACCAAGCTCATTTTTCTGCCCTGGTCTCCatggagcagaaggaaaacacaaaagatCAAG CTGTGATCCCCCTGACCGACTCTGAGCACAAGCTGCTCCCCGTGCACTTCGCCGTGGACCCCGGCAAGGAGTGGCAGTGGGGGAAGGACGACAGTGACAATGTCAAGCTGGCCAG CGTGACGCTGTCCCTGGAGGCCAAGCTGCACCTGCTGCACAGCTACATGAATGTCAGATGGATCACGTTGCCTTGTGACATGCAG gcGCCTCTGGCTCAGCCAGAATCCCCCACGGCCTCGGCGGGCGACGACGCTCGCTCGGCAGCGGAGTCGGGCGAGTCGGACAAGGAGTCggtgtgcagcagctctgccagcaacGGGGGCACCAGGGCGGGCAAGGACAGGGAGAAACCAAAGAAAGA gagaagcaaatga